The genome window GCTTTCGGCGACCCTGCCATCCGTTCGCGCCTGGAGCCGAAGGGCGAACTGGTGATGGTTGAACAACAGGGACAGGTATTACTTGAAACCGCGACCCTTCAGTTGCTTGCCACAGTGGTTGACCTGGAATACGGCCGAGGCCCATTGCCGGGCGATAGTTATTTCGAACGCATCACTCTTGAACTGGCCATCTGGCCCCGTCAGGGTTAATGAAAAAATCCCGTCCTTTTTCGGACGGGATTTTTTCATTAATTTATTCAACTTTTACGATCTTGAATTTGATCCTTCCGCCGGGGGTTTCCGCTTCCGCAGTCTCCCCGACCTTTTTGTCCATGATCGCGATGCCAATGGGGGATTCGTGCGATATTTTTCCATTACGCGGATCTGCTTCTGCGGGACCAACAAGGTGGTAGGTTTCGGGGTCAAAGCCATCCTCTTGAATGGTGACATGCGAGCCAATGGAGACAATTCCCTTGCTCTGAGTTTTCTCAATGATGATCGAGTTGCGTAAAATGGATTCAATTTCCTGAATGCGGCCCTCCAGGAAA of Anaerolineales bacterium contains these proteins:
- the greA gene encoding transcription elongation factor GreA produces the protein MPQPNYLTPEGEAKLKAELKELTGPRRVDLAARLRSAIQMGDLSENADYHKAKEDQSFLEGRIQEIESILRNSIIIEKTQSKGIVSIGSHVTIQEDGFDPETYHLVGPAEADPRNGKISHESPIGIAIMDKKVGETAEAETPGGRIKFKIVKVE